The following DNA comes from Enterobacter sp. SA187.
CTATATGGGCGTCTGGTTCCCGACGGTGCCGCACTGGATCTGGGTGCTGAGCGTGGTGATGATCATCTGCGCGGTAAACCTGATGAGCGTCAAGGTGTTCGGCGAGCTGGAGTTCTGGTTCTCGTTCTTTAAAGTCGCCACCATTATCGTGATGATCGCGGCGGGCTTTGGCATCATCATCTGGGGCATTGGCAACGGCGGCGAACCGACCGGCATCCACAACCTGTGGAGCAACGGCGGCTTCTTCAGCAACGGCTGGCTCGGCATGGTGATGTCACTGCAAATGGTGATGTTTGCCTACGGCGGCATCGAAATCATCGGCATTACCGCCGGGGAAGCGAAAGATCCGCAGACCTCTATTCCGCGCGCCATCAACTCCGTGCCGATGCGTATCCTGGTGTTTTATGTCGGCACGCTCTTTGTGATCATGTCCATCTACCCGTGGAACCAGGTGGGCACCAACGGCAGCCCGTTCGTACTGACCTTCCAGCATCTGGGCATCACCTTTGCCGCCAGTATCCTCAACTTTGTGGTGCTGACCGCGTCGCTGTCGGCGATTAACAGCGATGTGTTTGGCGTCGGCCGTATGCTGCACGGCATGGCCGAGCAGGGCAGCGCGCCGAAGATGTTCGCGAAAACCTCGCGCAACGGCATTCCGTGGGTAACGGTCGTTGTCATGACGGTGGCGCTGCTGTTCGCGGCCTGGCTGAACTACATCATGCCGGAGAACGTCTTCCTGGTGATCGCCTCGCTGGCGACCTTCGCCACCGTGTGGGTGTGGATCATGATTTTGCTGTCGCAGATCGCTTTCCGTCGCCGTCTGCCGCCGGAAGAAGTGGCGGCGCTGAAGTTTAAAGTGCCGGGCGGCGTACCCACGACCATCGCCGGTCTGCTGTTCCTGGTGTTTATTATCGCGCTGATTGGCTGGCATCCGGAAACCCGCATTTCGCTGTACGTGGGCTTTGCGTGGATCGCGCTGCTGCTTATCGGCTGGATGTTTAAGCGCCGTTACGACCGCAAAACCGCCTGATCTCCTGAACTTTTGCCGGGTGAGCGTCCTGCCGCCCGGCAATGCTTTTTGGCTTCCTCCTCCCCCATGCTCCTCCCCCAATTATCAGCAGTATGATGAGTGAACTTTCACTATGCTGTGGCAAGGTGGCGTCATTTTTCAGCAAGGGGTAAAGCGATGTTGAACGCCTGGCATCTTCCGGTAGCGCCGTTTGTAAAACTCAATAAAGATCAGCTTTTTATAACTTTGTGGCTGGCGGGCAACGATTTGCCTGCGCAGGTTAAACTGCGTACGGAAAAGGACAACGAAGAGACGTCCATCCTGATGCATCCGCTGCGCAGTGCACCGTACCCCGGCGTAACCGCCTGGCGCGCCGCCATCGACGTGTCCGAAGGGCAACCGCGCCGTCGCTACAGCTTTAAACTGCTGTGGGCGGATCGCCAGCGCTGGTTTACGCCGCAGGGCTTCAGCGATTTCCCGCCCGCACGGCTGGAGCAGTTTGCCATCGATTGCCCGGATAATGGCCCGCAGTGGGTGGCGGATCAGGTGTTTTATCAGATCTTTCCCGATCGCTTTGCCCGCAGCCAGCCGCGCACGCCGGAGCAGGACAACGTCTATTACCATCACGCCGCCGGGCAGGAGATCGTGCTGCGCGACTGGGATGATCCTCTCACCGGCGAGGCGGGCGGATCGACCTTTTACGGCGGCGATCTTGACGGCATCAGCGAAAAGCTGCCCTATCTGAAAAAGCTTGGCGTCACGGCGCTGTACCTCAACCCGGTGTTTGTCGCCCCCAGCGTACACAAATACGATACCGAAGATTATCGCCACGTCGACCCGCAGTTCGGCGGCGATCAGGCCCTGCTGCGGCTGCGCGCCAACACCCAGCGCGAAGGCATCCGCCTGGTGCTCGACGGCGTGTTTAACCACAGCGGTGACTCCCATGCCTGGTTTGACCGGCACAATCGCGGCACCACCGGTGCCTGCCATAATCCGGCCTCCGAATGGCGGGAATGGTACAGCTTTTCAGACGACGGCCACGCCCTCGACTGGCTTGGCTATGCCAGCCTGCCAAAGCTGGATTATCAGTCGGCCTCGCTGGTGGAGGAGATCTATAAAGGCGAAGACAGCATTGTGCGCCACTGGCTGAAAGCGCCGTGGAATATGGACGGCTGGCGGCTGGATGTGGTGCATATGCTGGGGGAGGCGGGCGGGGCGCGCAATAACCTGCTGCACATCAGCGGCATCAGCCAGGCGGCGAAAGAGACGCAGCCGGAAGCCTATATCGTCGGCGAGCATTTTGGCGATGCCCGGCAATGGTTGCAGGCGGACGCCGAAGACGCCGCCATGAACTACCGGGGCTTTACTATCCCTGTGTGGGGGTTTCTCGCGAACACCGATATTTCCTACGATCCGCAGCACATCGATGCCGCCACCTGCATAGCCTGGATGGATAACTACCGCGCCGGGCTGTCGCATCAGCAGCAGCTGCGCATGTTTAACCAGCTCGACAGCCACGACACCTCGCGCTTTAAAACGTTGCTTGGTAAAGACATCGCGCGGATGCCGCTGGCGGTGGTGTGGCTGTTCAGCTGGCCTGGCGTGCCCTGTATCTATTACGGCGATGAGGTGGGGCTGGATGGCAACAACGATCCCTTCTGCCGTAAGCCGTTCCCGTGGGACAAAGAAAAACAGGACGCCACACTGTTTGCCCTCTATCAGCAGATGGCGGCGCTGCGTAAGAAAAGCCGCGCCCTGCGTCACGGCGGCTGTCAGGTGCTGCATGCGGAAGGCGACGTGGTGGTCTTTGTGCGCGTTTTCCGGCATGAACGCGTGCTGGTGGCAATCAACCGCGGCAAGGCCTGCGAGGTGGTGCTGACGGATTTACCGCTGGTAGACGTCCCGGCCTGGCAGTGCAAAGTGGGCACCGGCACCATCGAGGATAATGTGCTATCGCTACCGGCGATCTCCGCCACGCTGTGGCGCAATCGCTGAACCTGTTGCAACATTTTTATCAGCATTGAAAAGAAATGTAATATCCTTTCGGGAGTGATCACCGAACCGAAGGTAAAACCATGGATGAGCTTTTGCTGGTTGCCGGTCTTGTTCTCTTTTTCGCGCTGATTGTCGCCCCTGCGCTGGCGGTCAGAGCCTGGCGAAAAAGCAGCGATACGCAGCGGGAACTGGGCGTATTGCGTGAACGGCTGACGGCGCTGGAGCAGCAGCTGGCGGGGCAGGCAATTGCGCCTGCGCCGCAGCCGCTGCCTGAACGGATAGCGGAGCAGGAACCTGTTCCTGCGCCTGTCATTATACCTGCGGCACCACTGCCCGCTGTCGATCCCTGGGCGGCGAGCGTGCCGGAGCCTGAGCCGGTTGCCGTCACCCCGGCGGCGGTCAGCAAACCCGTATCCGCCGAACCGCGCGGTGGCATGATTACCTCGCTGGTGAGCTGGTTTATGCGCGGCAATCCGCTGGCGAAACTCGGCATTCTGCTGCTGTTCTTCGGGCTGGCGTTTCTGTTCCGCTATTCCGTCGAGCGCGATCTCTTCCCGCTGGAACTGCGTCTGTGTGTAGCGGCGCTTGCGGCGGTGCTGCTGCTGGCGCTCGGCTGGCGGTTGCGCCACAAACAGCCTGTCTATGCGCTGATTTTGCAGGGCGGGGCCACCGGCGTGCTCTATCTGACGGTATTTGGCGCGTTCAGGCTCTGGCAGATGCTGCCGATGGCGCTGGCCTTCGCCTTGCTGCTGCTGATCTGTGCGGTGAGCGTGGGGCTGGCGGTGTTACAGCGTGCGCTAAGTCTCGCGATGCTCGCCAGCCTCGGTGGTTATCTTGCGCCGTTGCTGCTCTCCACCGGCGGCGGCAGCCACATCGGGCTGTTCTCTTTCTACCTGCTGCTCTCCTGCGGCATTCTGGCTATCAGCGTCTGGCAGCACTGGCGGGTGCTGAATCTGCTCGGTCTGCTTTTTACCTTTGGCGTCGGCGGCCTGTGGGGGCTGTTTAGCTACCGGCCGGAGTTCTACCTCAGCTGCCAGCTGTTCCTGATCGCGAATATTCTGCTGTTTGGCGTCCTGAGCGTTGGACTGTCGCTGCGGGCGCAGGGCGGCAGTAAGCGCATTATTGACGGCGTACTGCTGTTCGCGCCGCCGTTGCTGGGATTTGGTATGCAGTACGCCATCACGCAGGATTTCGCCTATGGCCCGGCGTTTTCCGCCCTCGGCTTTGGCGCGTTTTATCTGCTGCTGGCGTGGCTGGTGCTGCGGCGTAAACCTGAACTTGGGCGACCGCTGGTGCTGGCGGCGCTGGCGCTCGGCGGGGCTTTTGTCACGCTGGCCATCCCGCTGGCGCTTTCCGCCCGCTGGACATCAATGGCCTGGGCGCTGGAAGGGCTTGGCATTCTGTGGCTTGGGGTACAGCAACAGCAACGGCGGATGAGCTACAGCGGCACAGGTTTACTGTTGCTGGCAATGGGCAGCGCCCTGTGGGCGATGCAGGATCTGCTTCCGGCGCTGTCGCAGTTGATGATTTTTGCGGTGCTGAGCCTGACATGGATCGCCGCCGCCTGGCTGTGGCGCGGACTGAATATGCAGGGCAGCCACGGCCTGCTGGCGGGCGGTATTCTCTTCTGGCTGCTGGCGCTGCACGGGCTGTCAGCGCTCACCTTAAGCCGCTTTATGAATGAGCTGCCGGGCATACTGGCGCTGATCGCCCTCAGCGTCCACGGCTGGCGGGTTGTCGGCCAGCGGCTGCGCTGGCGCGCGCTCAGCGATAGCGTCTGGCTGCTGTGGCCGCTGATGCTGGGGACGCTGGTCTGGCAGATCGCAGCCCAGGGCGCGATCCTCAGCGCCGGCTGGCAGAACCTCGCCTGGTGTCTTGCACTGCCGTCCGCCTTCTGGCTGCTGTATCAACAGCGTACGCCGCCCGTGCCCTGGCTTTCGCAGGGACTGCACCTGTCGCTGTTCTGGATGATCCTCGCCGCGCTGGCGGCAGAGCTGTGGTGGTTTACCGATGCGCTGCCGTGGGGGATGTTCCCGTGGCAGGCGGGGCTGGCGATGACCGCGGCGGCCGCAGTGATCCTGCTGGTACGCGCCGGGATCAAGCGTTCGCTGTGGCCGCTGCGCGTCTGGCCGCAGTGGTACGGCACCCTGGCGCTGGCGCCGCCGGGCGTTTTCCTGCTGGTGATGCTGCTGTTGACCAATATCGACGATGGCGTGGTGATGGAACAGGGCTACCGGCCATTGCTCAATCCGCTGGAAGAGGGCGCGGCCTTTGCCTTACTGGCGCTGTTCGCGCTGGCGCGGCTGTGCGCCCGCTATTTCCCGGCGCAGGGGCGTGAGATCCATAAACGTGTGCCGCTGCTGCTGGCGGCGCTCGCCTTCTGGTGGCTGAACGGCCTGCTGTTGCGCAGTCTGGCCTGGTATGGCGATATCGACTGGTCGGTGAGCGCGCTCTGGTCGTCCCGCCTGGTGCAGACCTGTTTCGCGCTGTTCTGGATGCTGGTGGCGCTGCTGGTGATGCTGCGCGCTGCCCGGCAGGCGTCGCGGCATGAATGGCTGGGCGGTGCGGCGCTGCTTGGCGTGGTGATTGTGAAACTGATGCTGGTGGACAGCGCGGGCGGCGGCGGACTGGCGCGCGCGGTGGCCTTTATCGGCGTGGCGGTGCTGGTGCTCATCGTGGGTTATTTCTCGCCGCTGCCGCCGCGGATACAACAGACGCATAACGAGGAACAAGGATAATGACAATCATCAGACGGATACTTTTTTGTGCGTTACTGGGCGCGGCGCTGCCGGGCTGGAGCCAGGACGCCGCGCCGGAAAAACCGCAGGATTATGCCTGGGGCGCGGGGCTGGAGACGACCACGCCATCGCCGCTGTATCAGGTGACCTTACCGGAGCGCATCTATACCGACAGCGTCGCCCCCGATCTGCGTGACGTGCGGGTTTTTAATCAGCAGGGTAACGCCGTGCCTTTTACCCTGATCCCGGCGGTGCAGAAACAGACGCCGCCGCGCACGCTGCCGCTGCGCCTGTTCGCCCTTGATGCGGTACCGGAAAATAATGCCTCGTCAGAAAGCCTGTGGTTGCGCTCGCAGGACGGAATCGAAATCCGTCTGGAGGGAGAAGGGCGGAAAACAGCAGGGAAGAGTTATCTGTTAACCCTGCCTGACACGCAAAAAGACGACTTTCCGCTTTCACAGCTGAAGCTGGCCTGGAGTGCCGCGCCCGCCAACTGGCAGGGGCGCGCGGATGTGTACTTCAGCAGCGATCTGAAAAACTGGACGCTGGCGGGCCGGGATATGCCGCTGATGGATCTTGCCTCCGGCAACGATCGCCTGTTGCTGGACACGCTGGATTTCAGCAGTTCAGCCTACCCGACGGAAATGCGTTATGTGCTGGTAGTGTTCAACGATGCCGCGCACGCGCCTGCGCTGACCGGCGCGACAGCGGTTGAGCAGGTTTACAGCGATACGGCGGTGAACATCCACCTGAATGCGGTGGCGAAAACCGTCTCCCCGGCGGTACAGGAGTTTTCCTGGCAACGACCACAGCCGCTGGTGTCGGTGATGATTGAAGCCCGGCACGGGCGCGTACTGCCGCTGGCGATCGAGTACCGCAGCGGGGAAAAGGCCGCATGGCAGCCGCTGGCGAAAAGCGTGATTTATCAGCTGAACGGCAAAGCGCCGGAGCCGCTGAAAACCAGCGGGCTGGTGCAGGCGATCCGCGTTACGGCGGTTAATGGCCAACTGGAGGATGGTATCGCCCAGGTGACCGGCGAGCGCGCCAGCCAGACGCTGATCTTTAATGCGCAAGGTAAAGGGCCGTTTTTACTGGCCTGGGGGAATGGCGCTGCACAACCGCAGGCGATGGAGGTGGAGATGCTGGTGCCTGCCGCGCTACGTCAGGAGAATGCGCAGCTCCCGGAGGCGATGGTGCAGGATCGCGTAGTGCTGGGCGGCGACGCGCGGCTGACGGCGGTGGATCCGGCGCAGCAGCAAAGCCAGTGGAAGAAGATGCTGGTGTGGGCGGCGCTGGTGCTGGGCGTGCTGGTGCTGGTCTGGGTGGGGCTTGGGATCTGGCGCGAGGTACGGCAGAAGTCGGTATAAAAATAAAAATGCCGGGTGGCGCTGACGCTTACCCGGCCTACGTACGACGATCTACGGAACAATCGTAGGCCCGGCAAGCGCAGCGCCGCCGGGCATTACGTCATCGAACCCCCCCAGGCCCCGCAAGCGCAGCGCCGCCGGGCAAAAACGGCTTACAGGCTGGTGAGATTTTCGCTCAGGTATTTCGCCACGCCGTCCGGCGACGCGTTCATCCCTTCTTTGCCTTTTTCCCACTGCGCCGGGCAGACTTCACCGTGCTCTTCGTGGAATTGCAGAGCGTCAACCATACGCAGCATTTCGTCGACGTTACGGCCCAGCGGCAGATCGTTCACCACCTGATGACGCACAATACCGTTAGTGTCGATCAGGAAGGAGCCGCGCAGCGCCACGCCCGCGTCCGGGTGTTCAATGCCGTAGGCTTTCTGGATTTCACGCTTGATGTCGGCCACCATCGCGTATTTCACCGGGCCAATACCGCCTTTATCGACGGGCGTATTACGCCAGGCGTTGTGAACAAATTCAGAGTCAAAAGAAACGCCCACCACTTCCACGCCGCGCTTCTGGAATTCTTCGTAACGCTTGTCAAAAGCGATCAGTTCTGACGGGCAGACGAAGGTGAAGTCCATCGGCCAGAAAAACAGCACCGTCGCTTTGCCCTGGATATGCTGTTTGAAGTTAAAGT
Coding sequences within:
- the proY gene encoding proline-specific permease ProY; this encodes MESTNKLKRGLSTRHIRFMALGSAIGTGLFYGSADAIKMAGPSVLLAYIIGGAAAYIIMRALGEMSVHNPAASSFSRYAQENLGPLAGYITGWTYCFEILIVAIADVTAFGIYMGVWFPTVPHWIWVLSVVMIICAVNLMSVKVFGELEFWFSFFKVATIIVMIAAGFGIIIWGIGNGGEPTGIHNLWSNGGFFSNGWLGMVMSLQMVMFAYGGIEIIGITAGEAKDPQTSIPRAINSVPMRILVFYVGTLFVIMSIYPWNQVGTNGSPFVLTFQHLGITFAASILNFVVLTASLSAINSDVFGVGRMLHGMAEQGSAPKMFAKTSRNGIPWVTVVVMTVALLFAAWLNYIMPENVFLVIASLATFATVWVWIMILLSQIAFRRRLPPEEVAALKFKVPGGVPTTIAGLLFLVFIIALIGWHPETRISLYVGFAWIALLLIGWMFKRRYDRKTA
- the malZ gene encoding maltodextrin glucosidase yields the protein MLNAWHLPVAPFVKLNKDQLFITLWLAGNDLPAQVKLRTEKDNEETSILMHPLRSAPYPGVTAWRAAIDVSEGQPRRRYSFKLLWADRQRWFTPQGFSDFPPARLEQFAIDCPDNGPQWVADQVFYQIFPDRFARSQPRTPEQDNVYYHHAAGQEIVLRDWDDPLTGEAGGSTFYGGDLDGISEKLPYLKKLGVTALYLNPVFVAPSVHKYDTEDYRHVDPQFGGDQALLRLRANTQREGIRLVLDGVFNHSGDSHAWFDRHNRGTTGACHNPASEWREWYSFSDDGHALDWLGYASLPKLDYQSASLVEEIYKGEDSIVRHWLKAPWNMDGWRLDVVHMLGEAGGARNNLLHISGISQAAKETQPEAYIVGEHFGDARQWLQADAEDAAMNYRGFTIPVWGFLANTDISYDPQHIDAATCIAWMDNYRAGLSHQQQLRMFNQLDSHDTSRFKTLLGKDIARMPLAVVWLFSWPGVPCIYYGDEVGLDGNNDPFCRKPFPWDKEKQDATLFALYQQMAALRKKSRALRHGGCQVLHAEGDVVVFVRVFRHERVLVAINRGKACEVVLTDLPLVDVPAWQCKVGTGTIEDNVLSLPAISATLWRNR
- a CDS encoding DUF2339 domain-containing protein is translated as MDELLLVAGLVLFFALIVAPALAVRAWRKSSDTQRELGVLRERLTALEQQLAGQAIAPAPQPLPERIAEQEPVPAPVIIPAAPLPAVDPWAASVPEPEPVAVTPAAVSKPVSAEPRGGMITSLVSWFMRGNPLAKLGILLLFFGLAFLFRYSVERDLFPLELRLCVAALAAVLLLALGWRLRHKQPVYALILQGGATGVLYLTVFGAFRLWQMLPMALAFALLLLICAVSVGLAVLQRALSLAMLASLGGYLAPLLLSTGGGSHIGLFSFYLLLSCGILAISVWQHWRVLNLLGLLFTFGVGGLWGLFSYRPEFYLSCQLFLIANILLFGVLSVGLSLRAQGGSKRIIDGVLLFAPPLLGFGMQYAITQDFAYGPAFSALGFGAFYLLLAWLVLRRKPELGRPLVLAALALGGAFVTLAIPLALSARWTSMAWALEGLGILWLGVQQQQRRMSYSGTGLLLLAMGSALWAMQDLLPALSQLMIFAVLSLTWIAAAWLWRGLNMQGSHGLLAGGILFWLLALHGLSALTLSRFMNELPGILALIALSVHGWRVVGQRLRWRALSDSVWLLWPLMLGTLVWQIAAQGAILSAGWQNLAWCLALPSAFWLLYQQRTPPVPWLSQGLHLSLFWMILAALAAELWWFTDALPWGMFPWQAGLAMTAAAAVILLVRAGIKRSLWPLRVWPQWYGTLALAPPGVFLLVMLLLTNIDDGVVMEQGYRPLLNPLEEGAAFALLALFALARLCARYFPAQGREIHKRVPLLLAALAFWWLNGLLLRSLAWYGDIDWSVSALWSSRLVQTCFALFWMLVALLVMLRAARQASRHEWLGGAALLGVVIVKLMLVDSAGGGGLARAVAFIGVAVLVLIVGYFSPLPPRIQQTHNEEQG
- a CDS encoding DUF3999 family protein, coding for MTIIRRILFCALLGAALPGWSQDAAPEKPQDYAWGAGLETTTPSPLYQVTLPERIYTDSVAPDLRDVRVFNQQGNAVPFTLIPAVQKQTPPRTLPLRLFALDAVPENNASSESLWLRSQDGIEIRLEGEGRKTAGKSYLLTLPDTQKDDFPLSQLKLAWSAAPANWQGRADVYFSSDLKNWTLAGRDMPLMDLASGNDRLLLDTLDFSSSAYPTEMRYVLVVFNDAAHAPALTGATAVEQVYSDTAVNIHLNAVAKTVSPAVQEFSWQRPQPLVSVMIEARHGRVLPLAIEYRSGEKAAWQPLAKSVIYQLNGKAPEPLKTSGLVQAIRVTAVNGQLEDGIAQVTGERASQTLIFNAQGKGPFLLAWGNGAAQPQAMEVEMLVPAALRQENAQLPEAMVQDRVVLGGDARLTAVDPAQQQSQWKKMLVWAALVLGVLVLVWVGLGIWREVRQKSV
- a CDS encoding peroxiredoxin C, with amino-acid sequence MVLVTRPAPDFTAAAVLGNGEIVENFNFKQHIQGKATVLFFWPMDFTFVCPSELIAFDKRYEEFQKRGVEVVGVSFDSEFVHNAWRNTPVDKGGIGPVKYAMVADIKREIQKAYGIEHPDAGVALRGSFLIDTNGIVRHQVVNDLPLGRNVDEMLRMVDALQFHEEHGEVCPAQWEKGKEGMNASPDGVAKYLSENLTSL